One genomic segment of Syngnathus acus chromosome 1, fSynAcu1.2, whole genome shotgun sequence includes these proteins:
- the LOC119124777 gene encoding uncharacterized protein LOC119124777, with protein sequence MEEGADESRGVPVATTRHRLELDGVLGDGSAALVQRDEFLGGVFRGGAQVKHAQDLSCEGVERRTGGSLPLLFCRSPQPCLARKVSKYKTHLGWFRGERDGLEVKQDAAVCQKGPDVLGITVEPREVAESGLRDVHELPGRRGRTGRGHNGGLIGGAEWNGRGEGSCRLGRSSQRSQVFKGLESFYQFLVELMVLQELLLLLLDDPRQCRHLFCDLAKVPLRVGQAVQG encoded by the coding sequence ATGGAGGAAGGTGCCGACGAGAGCCGGGGTGTTCCAGTCGCTACGACGCGCCACCGTCTGGAACTGGATGGCGTACTGGGCGACGGATCTGCTGCCTTGGTGCAGCGTGATGAGTTCCTTGGAGGCGTCTTCCGAGGCGGAGCCCAAGTCAAACACGCGCAGGATCTCAGCTGCGAAGGCGTCGAACGACGAACAGGCGGGTCCCTGCCGCTCCTATTCTGCCGTTCCCCACAGCCATGCCTCGCCCGTAAGGTGAGTAAGTACAAAACCCACCTTGGCTGGTTCCGTGGCGAACGTGACGGGCTGGAGGTTAAACAAGACGCGGCAGTTTGTCAAAAAGGCCCGGACGTACTTGGGATCAccgtcgaacctcgcgaggttGCTGAGTCTGGGCTCCGGGACGTCCACGAGCTGCCTGGGCGCCGGGGCAGGACGGGGCGTGGACACAACGGTGGGCTGATCGGTGGGGCTGAGTGGAACGGTCGTGGAGAGGGCTCGTGCAGATTGGGTCGCAGCAGCCAGAGGAGCCAAGTCTTTAAGGGCCTTGAGAGCTTCTACCAGTTCTTGGTGGAGCTGATGGTGCTGCaggagctgctgttgctgctgctggacgaTCCTCGTCAATGTCGCCATCTCTTCTGTGATCTTGCTAAGGTCCCACTCCGTGTGGGTCAGGCGGTCCAGGGCTGA